TTCCCAATTTGATCTATTAAATAAAATTATTCTAATTTATTTTTTTGATAATTTATTTTCTTTTTGTACAATGTATATTTCCCGTTTAAGTAGACTAATCTGAGTTGCTACAAATCCAAAAATCAATATTTGTATTCCAGAAATTATCATTAATACCATGAATAGCATCAATGGACGAGTAGGATCTAAGGTACCCAAAGTGTATTCATAAAAAAGATATATTCCGCTCACTATTCCAATTAAACATAGAAATAATCCCATAACTCCAAATAGGATCATAGGTTTTTCGTATAAAGAAAAAAGAACATGGGAAATGGTTTTTGATCTAAATTTAAGTTTTGATTTCCCAAGTTGTCTTCCTTCCAATAGAGCTGGTATTTCCTTAATTTTATACCTTGTAGCAATAGCTTTAGATAATATTTCAAGATTTATGTTGGTGCCATTTGATTCTAACTCCATTGAATCTAATACTTCACGTCTGTAAGCCCTTAGAACACTTGTAACTGTACTTAAATTTTCAGACATTGAATATCCAACAAACTTGTTTGCTACTTTACTGATAAAAAGTCTGAAAAATGGAACATTTTTGACTTCACCACCTTCCATGTATGGGGAACCAACAACAATATCAATTGTTTCATCATTTAGTAGTTCAAATGTAAGTAAATTGATATGTGAAGCATTATAACTTAAATCGGCATCTATAGTAATAATGATATTTCCATCTGATTTTTCAAATCCTGTACGTAGTGCTCTACCCATTCCCATATTAACTGATTGCCTATGTACATGAACATAAGGATTAGTTAATGAAAATTCCTTTGCCAACCTAATAGTTTCATCTTTACTTCCATCATCCACAACAAGTATTTCGTAGTCTTCATAATCTTTCATTATACTATTAACCTCTACCAATGTTCTCAAAACATTATCTTCCTCGTTGTACATAGGGATGATCACAGATATTTTCATGATACTCATTCAGAAAGGCTTAATATATATTCTTTTCCACATATTCATAGAGACAAATGAAAATAGCAACAATCTTTGGAACGAGACCAGAAATAATCAAACTTTCAACTTTGATACCTCTTTTAGATAGGGATTTCAATCAAATTTTGATTCATACAGGACAGCATTATTCGTATAAAATGGATAAAATATTTTTTGAGGATTTAGACCTCAGGGATTGTGATTATAGTCTTAATATAGGTTCTGGAACACATGGAAAACAGACAGGTAATATGCTTATGGAACTTGAAAATGTGCTTCTTCATGAGAAACCAGAATTGGTTATTGTTCAAGGAGATACTAATTCAACACTTGCAGGTGCACTTGCAGCATCTAAACTTCAAATACCTGTAGCACATGTGGAGGCAGGATGCAGATCATTTGATAGAAGAATGCCTGAAGAAATAAATAGAGTTTTGGTGGATCATATATCAGACTATTTATTTGCACCAGATCTTAATTCATTTAAAAATTTGACATTATCTGAATGTATACCTTCTGAAAAGGTTTATCTTGTTGGAAACACTTCTGTTGATGCATGTATACGGGCTATGAAAATTTTCAATCGGGAAACTCTTGAAGATTATTCCCTAAAAAAAGATAGCTATATATTATTTACACTGCACCGACAGGAAAATACAACATATGAATCTTTAAAAGAGATTTTAATGGCTTTAAACATCATTTCTAATAGAATAAAAGTCTTTTTTCCAGTACATTTAAGAACTAAGAAAGTAATAGAAGATAATAATATAGAAATCAATGATAATGTGATTTTATCAGATCCATTAGGATATAAAGATTTCATGGGGCTTTTAACCAATTCAATGTTTGTGATGACTGATTCTGGCGGAATACAGGAGGAATCTGTAGTTTTAAATGTTCCATGTTTGATTATAAGGGATAATACAGAGTGGATGATCTATGTTGAAATAGGTAAAAATCTTCTTTTGGGAACTAATCACCAAAAAATAGTGGATATTGTTAATAAATTGCTTGACAACCCTGAGATTATAGAAAAGATGAAATTGATTGAAGCACAATTGAATCAAGGAGCTTCAGAATCTATAGTTTCAATATTAAAAAACATCCAATAAAATTTTAAAAGAATATATTTACATTAATTTATTCTATTCATCTTTTTTAGATGTTTTGGGAGAGGTTTTATCCTAGCTGGAGCACCTATTGCTAAAAAATAATCAGGAACGTCCATTGTAACTATTGCTCCGGCAGCCACCATAGCACCTTCTCCTATTTCTAGATCAGATAAAAATGTTGAATTAGCCCCTATGGAAGCTCCCCTTTTGATAACAGGTCCTTTGAGATCAAAATCAACTCTTATTGGATATTTATCATTTGTGAAACATGCACATGGTCCAATGAATACATAATCTTCTATAACAGAATTCGTAGGGATGTATACATTAGATTGGATACTGACGTTATTTCCAATAGTAGTGTGTCCTTCTATCACAGAATTAGTTCCAATAAGTACGTTATCTCCTATAATTGTTTTCTCTCTAATAATTACAGCATGGCCTGTTTTAAAGTTGTTTCCAATTTCTACATCATTATATATTATTGAATTTGAACGAATAAGAGAATTTTTGCCTAATATAGGCGTATTTGATCCTGTTTTGTATTTTAAGCCTATAGTAACATTTTCAGATTTTGAAGATAATTTTTCAATATTTGGTGAATATTCTCCAAAAAATAAACTTCTAAATTTCGCCATATTTTTTGTTCCTAAAATATTTTTTAAAGGTGGCATTTAACCTCTTATTTCTAACCCAATTTTTGCTATAATGATAAGTTAATTTAGAATTTTTAAACATACTATGTTATTTCTTATTAATGAATTTACTTTATTATTTTAATAATATAAATTTAGATATTAAAACAATTTATTTTATTTCCAATTTAATTTTCATAAAAAATAAGATATTTCTAAAGAAAAAAAACAACTTTAGAATGAATAATAACATCAAGTTATCTGATTAATTTAAAATAAAAATTAGTATTAACAGTTCAAAAATTGGAAATATAAAAAAAAATGAAATAGTAGAAATGCAAAATGTTAACAGTTGTTTACATCCTATTAATTGTACTGTCCCTAGCAGTGTCAACGACATTACTAATACTGGTAGCAATTTGCTGGGAAATATTAAATATAAATCCTCCAGCAACTATAACTAGAACCAAAAGGGCACCCATAATTAATATCATTTCAGCGCTAATTTGTGCTTTTTCATCCATTAACATGCAAATCCACTTTTTAATTAATTAAGTTACACTTTTTCTTACATTACTTATGTCTGTGGAAGCATTCAGACCTTGTTGTCCTTTAAAGTATGAATTGTATATCAATAGTGCAGCTACTGCTATTACAATTACTCCACCAAATAAAAGGATATATTCTGCTGCTCCTTGTCCACCTTCATCTTTTAAAAAGTTCATATTTTTTCCTCCTATTAATCTAACAATATTCTATATATTTAATGTATATAAATATTATACCTAATTGATTTAAGTCTAATGAATTAGTTTATGAGTTAAAAAAAAATATTATGGTATCGAAAAAGTTATGTCACGCTTTTTCTTACATTACTTATGTCTGTGGAAGCATTCAGACCTTGTTGTCCTTTAAAGTATGAATTGTATATCAATAGTGCAGCTACTGCTATTACAATTACTCCACCGAATAAAAGGATATATTCTGCTGCTCCTTGTCCACCTTCATCTTTTAATATTTCCATTAATATCTCCCCCAAAAAAAATTTTTTATTATAGACATGAATAAACTATAATGTAACAGTTTATTCTTATTACTGAGTATTATTTCCCATATTAATAAATATTTTGTAATAAATATGTGATTAAAATCCCAAAATTATTTATTTTTTATTAATCTTATATATGATAATATACTATTTTAATAAGTTCATACACATTTAAGTGGCATGTTACTGTTCACAAATTAATAATTTTTATATATGTTTATGTGCATATAATCACATAACAAAAAAAGTAGTGTAAAACCATGCCAAAAAATTATAATATGAAAGAAATGATTCTTGAACTTCTCGAGGGAAAAGAACTGTCAAAAAAAGAACTATTAGAAGACATTCGGAAAAAATCTAATCGTTCCACATCAGATAAAACTCTCAATGAATCATTGATGATTTTGTTAAAGGAAAAAAAGATCTATATAACCAGCTATGATTTCGGAATTTATGATGGTGTAAAGAGAATACAATCAATCAAACCTGAAGGAATCGTTTTTGGGCTGATGAAAACTGATTTTGTTGAAATAGAAACCCTTATTAAAATTCTGGAAAGCGATGATGTTGAAGTGGTTAGAAATGCTTCTTCAAAACTAAAAAAGAACTTTAGAAACAAGATTGATGATCTCAAATCACGTAACTCCTTTGAAGATGGTGAAGATCTTGATTCACTTTTTAATAAAACCATCTTTTATATTTACTCACAATCTGATGATCAAAAGAGAATTTTAATCAATAAATTTGCATGGAGTCTCAGTAATGAAGACGGGTCTGTGAACCTTTTTGAAGATATATTAAATTATATGCAGGCACAGAGTTGATTTTATAAAAATTTAAATATTATTCCTAATTTTTATTAATCTATTGTTATATCATTTAAAATGGAGTATCATTTGTTTTAAGAATGTTTTTATTTAATAATAAATTTTAAGAGACGTATAACAAAATTATCAGTAAATTACTAAAAAAATAAGATGAATTTTAAAGATTATATTGTTAGATTAAAAAAAATGTAATTAAGAAACACTACCCCTAACAATATTTAAGTCTTCAGGTGCATGAAATGGTGAAACTCCTGGTTTAAAATAACTTCTATATATAAAGAGTGCAGCTATTGCAATAACTATGATCCCACCAAATAATAATATATATTCTGCTGCTCCTTGTCCCGATTCATCTTTAAAAAAATTCATCATAGCCCTCCCCAACAATATTAATATTAATAACTTTTAATTTATCATTATATAAGTTTTTCTAAAAAAAAGATTAGAACTAGATTAAAAATCAATATTTAGTTCTAATAGTAGCGCTATACATTCTAAAATAATATAATATGTTCATATTAATGTTTTTAATAGAAACCAAAAAATTCAGTATTTAAAATAATTAGAGGATTTTTTTCATGAAAGTACTTATAATGCCTTGTGGTATCGGTTGGGGTCATGTGTCACGTTGTATAGCAATTGCCAGGGAACTTGAAGCAGAGGGTATTGAAGTATTTTTTGCAAGTTATGGTTCGGGATATGAAATTCTAGAATCACAACATGAATATCCAACTCAAAAACTTCCGGATATCAAATTTTATGGGGAAGGTGAGTTTGATATTAAATACACAGTTAAAAAATCTATTAATGCACCTTATATATTTCTTAAAAGCATTTATAATGAGTCAAAGATCATTAAGAAAATTAAACCTGATATTATAATAGCAGATTCACATTATTCTGTTCCGATAACAGCTAAGATGTTGGGTATTCCATGTATCATGATAACTAATGAATTAACACTCAACTTTTCAGAAATCTACCCTGACGAAAGAACAATTAAATATCTAGAATCTGGTCTTATAAGATTTTTTCAATATATGTGCAAACTTTGTAGGGTGGTGATGGTTCCTGATGTTCCAGGTTCCACAGAGGTACCAGCTAAGCTCAAAGATATGGTTGTTCATACTGGACCATTTCTTAAAAATAACCAGCAAAAAATGGTTAATAAGGATGCTTTAAGAAGAGAATTAGGATTTAAAAATTCAGAGCGTATAGTTCTTGTAACTGTAGGTGGAAGCAATTTTGGGATTGAATTATTGGAGTTGATATGTGAAGCATCTTCAATGATTGAATGCGACAGATTAATAATTGTTACGGGACCACAAATAAAAGCTGATTTTATCCAAGAATCTCATAAAATTATTAAAAAAGAGTTTTTAAACAACATGATGGAATGGATGAAAATATCTGATGTGATTGTAAGTTTAGCAGGTCATACAACAATCATGGAAATAATGTCGCTTGGAATTCCAAATATTATAATTCCAATTGAAAACCATTCAGAACAGATTAAAAATACAATTAATTTTCAAAAATATGGTATATCCATAATAGAGAATATAAAAAATTTAGGTCCAAATAAAATTGCAGAGGATATAAACTGTTTGCTCAATGATCAAGAGATAAAAAATAGGACAGAAATAGTTAAAGAAAAATTTTCAAGGTACAA
The Methanobacterium spitsbergense DNA segment above includes these coding regions:
- a CDS encoding glycosyltransferase family 2 protein, whose translation is MKISVIIPMYNEEDNVLRTLVEVNSIMKDYEDYEILVVDDGSKDETIRLAKEFSLTNPYVHVHRQSVNMGMGRALRTGFEKSDGNIIITIDADLSYNASHINLLTFELLNDETIDIVVGSPYMEGGEVKNVPFFRLFISKVANKFVGYSMSENLSTVTSVLRAYRREVLDSMELESNGTNINLEILSKAIATRYKIKEIPALLEGRQLGKSKLKFRSKTISHVLFSLYEKPMILFGVMGLFLCLIGIVSGIYLFYEYTLGTLDPTRPLMLFMVLMIISGIQILIFGFVATQISLLKREIYIVQKENKLSKK
- the wecB gene encoding non-hydrolyzing UDP-N-acetylglucosamine 2-epimerase → MKIATIFGTRPEIIKLSTLIPLLDRDFNQILIHTGQHYSYKMDKIFFEDLDLRDCDYSLNIGSGTHGKQTGNMLMELENVLLHEKPELVIVQGDTNSTLAGALAASKLQIPVAHVEAGCRSFDRRMPEEINRVLVDHISDYLFAPDLNSFKNLTLSECIPSEKVYLVGNTSVDACIRAMKIFNRETLEDYSLKKDSYILFTLHRQENTTYESLKEILMALNIISNRIKVFFPVHLRTKKVIEDNNIEINDNVILSDPLGYKDFMGLLTNSMFVMTDSGGIQEESVVLNVPCLIIRDNTEWMIYVEIGKNLLLGTNHQKIVDIVNKLLDNPEIIEKMKLIEAQLNQGASESIVSILKNIQ
- a CDS encoding acyltransferase; the encoded protein is MPPLKNILGTKNMAKFRSLFFGEYSPNIEKLSSKSENVTIGLKYKTGSNTPILGKNSLIRSNSIIYNDVEIGNNFKTGHAVIIREKTIIGDNVLIGTNSVIEGHTTIGNNVSIQSNVYIPTNSVIEDYVFIGPCACFTNDKYPIRVDFDLKGPVIKRGASIGANSTFLSDLEIGEGAMVAAGAIVTMDVPDYFLAIGAPARIKPLPKHLKKMNRIN
- a CDS encoding class III signal peptide-containing protein, coding for MDEKAQISAEMILIMGALLVLVIVAGGFIFNISQQIATSISNVVDTARDSTINRM
- a CDS encoding class III signal peptide-containing protein, with the translated sequence MNFLKDEGGQGAAEYILLFGGVIVIAVAALLIYNSYFKGQQGLNASTDISNVRKSVT
- a CDS encoding class III signal peptide-containing protein, coding for MEILKDEGGQGAAEYILLFGGVIVIAVAALLIYNSYFKGQQGLNASTDISNVRKSVT
- a CDS encoding Flp family type IVb pilin, translating into MNFFKDESGQGAAEYILLFGGIIVIAIAALFIYRSYFKPGVSPFHAPEDLNIVRGSVS
- a CDS encoding glycosyltransferase yields the protein MKVLIMPCGIGWGHVSRCIAIARELEAEGIEVFFASYGSGYEILESQHEYPTQKLPDIKFYGEGEFDIKYTVKKSINAPYIFLKSIYNESKIIKKIKPDIIIADSHYSVPITAKMLGIPCIMITNELTLNFSEIYPDERTIKYLESGLIRFFQYMCKLCRVVMVPDVPGSTEVPAKLKDMVVHTGPFLKNNQQKMVNKDALRRELGFKNSERIVLVTVGGSNFGIELLELICEASSMIECDRLIIVTGPQIKADFIQESHKIIKKEFLNNMMEWMKISDVIVSLAGHTTIMEIMSLGIPNIIIPIENHSEQIKNTINFQKYGISIIENIKNLGPNKIAEDINCLLNDQEIKNRTEIVKEKFSRYNGTENALKIIFEHAK